A region from the Chloroflexia bacterium SDU3-3 genome encodes:
- a CDS encoding abortive infection family protein, which yields MSETTSDNTALPDNKFRLSGCREILTLSAGAIMIERQVVALEEAVEKNPELAFDIAKALVETTCRTILIDRGHPIDKNWTMPQLFKETTKKLQFLPDETEVDPKIAENLRKTTQSFATIILSLAEIRNAGGFASHGKDAYDQGITDTIQAQFVARSADAIVHFLFRVHRNYAGPLARTPRKSYTDKPEFNQFIDDQHDEGIKILNLDPYKASEVLFYTDINAYSDLLAEYESGAFKEDAE from the coding sequence ATGAGTGAAACAACCTCCGATAACACCGCGCTGCCTGACAATAAATTCCGATTAAGTGGGTGCCGAGAGATACTTACCCTTTCGGCAGGCGCTATCATGATCGAACGCCAAGTAGTTGCTTTAGAGGAGGCTGTTGAGAAGAATCCTGAACTTGCCTTTGATATTGCCAAGGCATTAGTTGAAACCACTTGTCGTACGATTCTTATTGATAGAGGCCATCCCATCGATAAAAATTGGACCATGCCTCAGCTATTCAAGGAAACTACCAAAAAACTTCAATTTTTACCTGATGAAACAGAAGTAGACCCTAAAATAGCAGAGAACTTAAGAAAGACAACACAATCATTTGCGACTATCATTCTTAGTTTGGCAGAAATTCGCAATGCAGGTGGTTTTGCATCTCATGGTAAAGATGCTTATGACCAAGGTATTACAGACACTATCCAAGCACAATTTGTTGCGAGATCAGCAGACGCTATAGTTCATTTTCTTTTTCGTGTTCATAGAAACTATGCTGGACCATTAGCTAGAACCCCTCGCAAATCATATACTGACAAACCAGAATTCAATCAATTTATAGATGATCAGCATGATGAGGGCATTAAAATTCTCAATCTTGACCCTTATAAAGCCAGCGAAGTGCTATTCTATACTGATATCAATGCTTATAGTGATTTATTGGCAGAGTATGAATCTGGCGCGTTTAAAGAAGATGCCGAATAA
- a CDS encoding NAD(P)-binding protein yields MGGWDVIIVGAGPAGSALACRLRPQHRVLLLDRAAAGAAPGALRIGESLPGAARVLLQRFGLLDRFLADGHEERGATVAQWDQREPVWFDALRDPNGPGWHLDRTRFDASLRAAAGAAGAALVAGCGRVGVAHHAGCWEISLAAGG; encoded by the coding sequence ATGGGAGGGTGGGATGTGATCATCGTGGGCGCGGGCCCGGCAGGGTCGGCCCTGGCCTGCCGGTTGCGCCCGCAGCACCGCGTGCTGCTGCTGGACCGCGCCGCGGCGGGGGCCGCGCCCGGCGCGCTGCGCATCGGCGAGTCGCTGCCGGGGGCCGCGCGCGTGCTGCTGCAGCGGTTCGGGCTGCTCGACCGCTTTCTCGCCGATGGCCATGAGGAGCGCGGGGCGACCGTTGCGCAGTGGGACCAGCGCGAGCCGGTCTGGTTTGATGCGCTCCGCGACCCAAACGGACCGGGCTGGCATCTGGACCGGACGCGCTTCGATGCCAGCCTGCGCGCGGCTGCCGGTGCCGCGGGCGCGGCGCTTGTTGCGGGCTGCGGTCGCGTGGGGGTCGCGCACCACGCCGGTTGCTGGGAGATCTCGCTGGCGGCGGGCGGGTAG
- a CDS encoding SAM-dependent methyltransferase: MLETTSFTTRIDQRRLAASSILDPKLRAERGQFLTPGPIARFMASLFQPATEAIHLLDAGAGVGSLTAAAVATLCQQTPAPRTIAATAYEIDHQLTPYLEETLADCAALCAERHVRFASSLRSTDFIAHGAQQLFMRTAAEATFTHAILNPPYRKITTHSADRQHLRSIGIETSNLYAGFLALAIKLLAPGGELVAIVPRSFCNGPYFRPFRQLLLKEMALTHIHLFESRTDAFRDDGILQENIIFHAIKQQTVPTVIISRSAGADLAHSERRLVSAHEIVHPSDPDQMIHITADSDAQLLVRQMQDLPCTLADLGIDASTGPVVDFRLADFLRAMPASDSVPLIYPQHCRDYHVHWPLPGAKKPNALDDHPQVRKWLYPNGHYVVVRRLSSKEEPHRIVASLYDPARIPGDWIGFENHLNVFHQDRHGLAPDLALGLTRYLNTTLVDICFRQFSGHTQVNVSDLARLRYPTAEALAQLGRRDAPQIMPDQRTLDTWLGEIVS, from the coding sequence ATGCTTGAGACGACGTCTTTCACCACACGGATTGATCAGCGGCGGCTTGCCGCAAGTAGCATCTTAGATCCAAAGCTGCGGGCCGAACGCGGGCAATTTCTCACGCCGGGGCCGATCGCGCGCTTTATGGCCTCCCTCTTCCAGCCTGCCACTGAGGCTATCCATCTTCTGGATGCCGGGGCAGGCGTCGGCTCGCTCACCGCTGCTGCCGTCGCCACCCTGTGCCAGCAGACGCCCGCTCCCCGCACCATCGCGGCGACCGCCTACGAGATCGACCACCAGCTCACCCCCTACCTGGAGGAGACGCTGGCCGATTGCGCCGCGCTCTGCGCCGAACGCCACGTTCGTTTCGCATCGTCGCTGCGCTCCACCGATTTCATTGCCCACGGTGCGCAGCAGCTCTTTATGCGCACCGCCGCAGAGGCCACCTTCACCCACGCGATTCTGAACCCGCCCTATCGGAAGATCACCACGCACTCCGCCGACCGACAGCACCTTCGGTCGATCGGCATCGAGACCAGCAACCTCTACGCGGGCTTTCTCGCACTCGCCATCAAGCTGCTGGCCCCAGGTGGCGAGCTGGTAGCGATTGTGCCCCGCAGTTTCTGCAACGGCCCCTACTTCCGGCCCTTCCGGCAGCTGCTGCTCAAAGAGATGGCGCTCACCCACATCCATCTCTTTGAGAGTCGCACCGACGCCTTCCGAGACGATGGCATCCTTCAGGAAAACATTATCTTCCACGCGATCAAGCAGCAAACGGTGCCCACGGTGATCATCTCACGCTCTGCGGGCGCAGATCTCGCCCACAGTGAACGCCGTCTCGTCTCCGCGCATGAGATTGTGCACCCGAGCGACCCAGACCAGATGATCCACATCACCGCCGATTCTGACGCCCAGCTGCTGGTCCGGCAGATGCAGGACCTCCCCTGCACCCTCGCGGATCTGGGCATCGATGCCTCAACCGGCCCCGTGGTCGATTTCCGCCTTGCCGACTTTCTGCGCGCGATGCCCGCATCTGATAGCGTGCCGCTTATCTATCCCCAACATTGCCGCGACTACCACGTTCACTGGCCGCTCCCTGGGGCAAAAAAGCCCAATGCCCTCGATGATCACCCACAAGTCCGCAAGTGGCTCTACCCGAATGGACACTATGTGGTAGTCCGGCGGCTCTCATCGAAAGAGGAACCACACCGCATTGTGGCCAGCCTCTATGATCCCGCCCGTATTCCCGGCGATTGGATCGGCTTTGAGAACCACCTGAATGTGTTCCATCAGGATCGACATGGGCTCGCACCAGACCTCGCGCTTGGGCTCACACGCTATCTCAACACGACGCTAGTCGATATCTGCTTCCGCCAGTTCAGCGGCCACACCCAGGTCAACGTCAGCGACCTGGCCCGGCTGCGCTACCCGACCGCCGAGGCGCTCGCCCAGCTGGGCAGACGAGATGCACCGCAGATCATGCCGGATCAGCGCACCCTTGATACGTGGCTTGGAGAAATAGTGTCATGA
- a CDS encoding helix-turn-helix transcriptional regulator, whose translation MAESDALRLYLITLRSRQNISQDKVADTIGMARRTYKAWELGETKDIKVPWAVRAIKFLGGSLEHLGILDTVSEEEGEKLALDWLALPPDQRNPLPEQNHHDSVKLTHVIERLRADAQHDPSVLDMVIAYLDGRRSSRPTP comes from the coding sequence GTGGCCGAATCAGACGCACTACGCCTATATCTCATCACTCTGCGATCACGGCAAAACATCAGCCAAGATAAAGTGGCCGATACTATAGGTATGGCCCGCCGTACCTATAAAGCCTGGGAGCTTGGAGAAACCAAGGACATCAAAGTTCCGTGGGCAGTACGTGCAATTAAGTTTCTTGGGGGTTCGCTCGAACATCTTGGGATACTTGATACTGTTTCTGAGGAAGAGGGAGAGAAACTTGCCCTTGATTGGCTTGCACTCCCTCCCGATCAACGAAATCCCCTGCCTGAGCAGAACCATCATGATTCAGTAAAACTTACCCATGTGATTGAGCGACTTCGAGCGGATGCTCAACATGACCCTTCAGTCCTTGATATGGTCATCGCCTATCTTGATGGTCGACGCAGTTCGCGGCCTACACCCTGA
- a CDS encoding SAM-dependent DNA methyltransferase, with protein MTQPPARAAQKPASAASLGFEDTLWAAADKLRNNMDAAEYKHVVLGLIFLKYISDAFDEKYQALLAEQDQGADPEDPDEYRADGIFWVPPEARWATLQGSAKAPEIGRLIDTAMVKIESDNPALKGVLPKDYARPALDKQRLGELIDLIGTIGLGDRANRSKDILGRVYEYFLSKFASAEGKRGGEFYTPQSVVRVLVELLAPYKGRIFDPCCGSGGMFVQSEKFIEAHGGRIGDISIYGQESNPTTWKLARMNLAIRGIDGNLGTEQADSFHRDMHKDLRADYVMANPPFNNSDWGGDRLRQDVRWKYGAPPVGNANFAWVQHFIHHLAPSGMAGFVLANGSMSTNTSGEGEIRRSIIEADLVDCMVALPGQLFYSTQIPVCLWFLARDKSGAGRFRDRRGHTLFIDARQLGSLVDRVHRELSEDDIAQIAGAYHAWRGDPGAGAYADVAGFCASATTEQIAAHGYVLTPGRYVGVAEAEEEGEPFEEKMQRLTATLSQQFAESARLEQVIRESLRGVGYGE; from the coding sequence ATGACCCAGCCGCCAGCCCGCGCAGCCCAGAAGCCCGCCAGCGCCGCCAGCCTCGGCTTCGAGGACACCCTCTGGGCCGCCGCCGACAAGCTCCGCAACAATATGGACGCCGCCGAGTACAAGCACGTCGTCCTCGGCCTCATCTTCCTCAAGTACATCTCCGACGCCTTCGACGAGAAGTACCAGGCCCTCCTCGCCGAGCAGGATCAGGGGGCCGACCCCGAGGACCCCGACGAGTACCGCGCCGACGGCATCTTCTGGGTGCCCCCCGAGGCCCGCTGGGCCACCCTTCAGGGCAGCGCCAAGGCCCCCGAGATCGGCAGGCTCATCGACACCGCCATGGTCAAAATCGAGAGCGACAACCCCGCCCTCAAGGGCGTGCTCCCCAAGGACTACGCCCGCCCCGCCCTCGACAAGCAGCGCCTCGGCGAGCTAATCGACCTGATCGGCACCATCGGCCTGGGCGACCGCGCCAACCGCTCCAAGGACATCCTGGGCCGCGTCTACGAGTACTTCCTCTCCAAGTTCGCCAGCGCCGAGGGCAAGCGCGGCGGCGAGTTCTACACCCCCCAGAGCGTCGTGCGCGTCCTCGTCGAGCTGCTCGCCCCCTACAAGGGCCGCATCTTCGACCCCTGCTGCGGCTCCGGCGGCATGTTCGTCCAGTCCGAGAAGTTCATCGAGGCCCACGGCGGGCGCATCGGCGACATCAGCATCTACGGCCAGGAGTCCAACCCCACCACCTGGAAGCTCGCCCGGATGAACCTCGCCATCCGAGGCATCGACGGCAACCTCGGCACCGAGCAGGCCGACAGCTTCCACCGCGACATGCACAAGGATCTCCGCGCCGACTATGTGATGGCCAACCCGCCCTTCAACAACAGCGACTGGGGCGGCGACCGCCTGCGCCAGGATGTGCGCTGGAAGTACGGCGCGCCCCCCGTCGGCAACGCCAACTTCGCCTGGGTCCAGCACTTCATCCACCACCTCGCCCCCTCGGGCATGGCTGGCTTCGTCCTGGCCAACGGCAGCATGTCCACCAATACCTCCGGCGAGGGCGAGATCCGCCGCAGCATCATCGAGGCCGACCTCGTCGACTGCATGGTCGCCCTCCCCGGCCAGCTCTTCTACTCTACCCAGATCCCCGTCTGCCTCTGGTTCCTCGCCCGCGACAAGAGCGGCGCTGGCCGCTTCCGCGACCGCCGAGGCCACACCCTCTTCATCGACGCCCGCCAGCTCGGCTCCCTAGTCGACCGCGTCCACCGCGAGCTGTCCGAGGACGACATCGCCCAGATCGCCGGTGCCTACCACGCCTGGCGCGGCGACCCGGGCGCGGGCGCGTATGCCGATGTGGCAGGCTTCTGCGCCTCGGCCACCACCGAGCAGATCGCCGCCCATGGCTACGTCCTCACCCCTGGCCGCTACGTGGGCGTCGCCGAGGCCGAGGAGGAGGGCGAGCCGTTCGAGGAGAAGATGCAGCGCCTCACCGCCACGCTCAGCCAGCAGTTCGCCGAGAGCGCGCGCCTGGAGCAGGTGATCCGCGAGAGTCTGCGGGGGGTGGGCTATGGGGAGTGA
- a CDS encoding restriction endonuclease, producing MTDSTITDIDISGNHGKKLAEAQHILESLGFPAGQRNVRSALTLLALLDMQPNHDWAAASNPPMGITPILQWAEKHYAVRYAPNTRETIRKDTMHHFVEAALAIANPDQPNRPTNSPKWHYRIEPAALALIRTFGTNAWPSQLARYLTERVGLQTRYADIRNMARIPVQIPGGKEITLSPGNHSALIKAIIDEFAPRFLPGSHLIYVGDTGDKWGFFDEQRLHDLGVVIDAHGKMPDVIFYYEAKHWLVLVESLTSRGPVDGKRHDELARLFGKSTAGIVYVTAFPTRKGLARYVTQISWATEVWVAEAADHLIHFDGERFLGPYPTTPKKDTNGEPSA from the coding sequence ATGACCGATTCCACCATCACCGACATCGACATCAGCGGCAACCATGGGAAGAAACTCGCCGAAGCACAACACATCCTTGAATCACTCGGCTTTCCCGCAGGACAGCGCAATGTCCGATCAGCACTCACGCTCCTGGCGCTCCTCGATATGCAGCCCAACCACGATTGGGCCGCAGCCAGCAACCCACCGATGGGGATAACGCCAATCCTTCAGTGGGCGGAAAAACACTACGCGGTGCGCTATGCCCCCAACACGCGCGAGACGATCCGCAAAGACACCATGCACCACTTTGTCGAGGCGGCGCTGGCCATCGCCAACCCGGATCAGCCCAACCGCCCAACCAACAGCCCAAAGTGGCACTACCGCATCGAACCAGCCGCATTAGCGCTTATTCGCACCTTTGGCACCAACGCGTGGCCGTCGCAGCTCGCCCGCTACCTCACCGAGCGGGTCGGACTCCAAACGCGCTATGCCGACATCCGGAACATGGCCCGTATCCCCGTCCAGATTCCAGGCGGAAAAGAAATCACCCTGAGCCCTGGCAACCATAGCGCCCTGATCAAAGCGATCATTGATGAGTTCGCACCACGTTTTCTTCCTGGCAGCCACCTCATCTATGTGGGCGATACCGGAGACAAGTGGGGATTCTTTGATGAGCAGCGACTTCACGACCTCGGGGTGGTTATCGACGCCCATGGCAAAATGCCCGATGTCATTTTCTACTACGAGGCAAAACACTGGCTTGTCCTGGTCGAGTCGCTCACCAGCCGAGGCCCCGTGGATGGCAAGCGGCACGACGAACTTGCCCGCCTATTCGGGAAAAGCACCGCAGGTATTGTCTATGTGACCGCGTTCCCAACCCGTAAAGGCCTCGCCCGCTACGTCACCCAGATCTCTTGGGCGACCGAAGTGTGGGTTGCGGAAGCAGCCGATCACCTCATCCATTTCGATGGCGAGCGCTTCCTCGGCCCCTATCCGACCACCCCAAAAAAAGATACGAACGGCGAGCCATCGGCATAA
- a CDS encoding tetratricopeptide repeat protein — protein MGDTTFHGDITAAFLNVGGTVSIGSLIIADPEASQHVLDAATARLAQLPTAEDVPIPDPTPLPTPHRMRLPPSTTFVGRDTELRQLAIALTTGTTAVVSAITGIGGMGKTQLASEFAHRYGTFFLGGVFWLSLADAGGVEAEIAACGGSMQLPAWEALTFADQVQRVRQIWEEPLPRLLIFDNCEDLALLDRYRPATGGCRVLVTSRRDDWGTARHLPTLALATLPRAQSIALLRQFRPDLAEDDPTLDALAPELGDLPLALHVAGSFLQRYPRQSLPDYLAQLRAAPLDFLAQRLERLTDAPTRHDLDVARTFHVSYDRLDTSDPIDHLARTLLARAACFAPGEPIPTEVLIQTLPDDTDLRDAEDGLRRLGELGLLEEGENAWRLHRLLTTFVRVTVGEMDVAQEDVEKTLIAVVEKGNAEGFPARLFPIQTHLHHVVRGTRTNTRAAQLLNAVGIYLHTIADYSVAQSFIESGLTIREAALGPDHPDTAQSLNNLAAPLQSQGRFDAAYPLHLRALAIREATLGPDHPLTAQSLNNLAELFQSQGRFDEAHPLHLRALAIREAALGPDHPLTATSFNNIAALLRSQSRFDEAHPLHLRALAIREAALGPDHPLTATSLNNIAVLLQSQGRFDEAHPLHLRALAIYQTAFGFDHPLTAQSLDNLAILYAIQQQFDDAIKLMQQALDIRTHILGPDHPHTISSRQNLAVITDAAQQNNTPASREEHIAQIAAQAHTAVAQTRAQGTAAERATLQGQLEQQAQWAADGEEGGSPYLALAAHLRALAKQLDEEPPTP, from the coding sequence ATGGGCGACACCACCTTCCATGGCGATATCACCGCCGCCTTCCTCAACGTAGGCGGCACCGTCTCGATCGGCAGCCTCATCATCGCCGACCCCGAAGCCAGCCAGCACGTCCTGGACGCAGCCACCGCCCGCCTCGCGCAGCTGCCCACCGCCGAGGATGTGCCGATCCCCGACCCCACACCGCTGCCGACCCCACACCGCATGCGGCTACCACCCAGCACGACGTTTGTCGGGCGCGATACGGAGCTGCGCCAGCTCGCCATCGCGCTCACGACGGGCACGACCGCCGTCGTGAGCGCGATCACGGGCATTGGTGGCATGGGCAAAACCCAGCTCGCGAGCGAGTTCGCCCACCGCTACGGTACCTTCTTCCTGGGCGGGGTGTTCTGGCTCAGCCTCGCGGATGCAGGCGGCGTTGAGGCCGAGATCGCCGCCTGTGGAGGGTCCATGCAGCTTCCCGCCTGGGAGGCGCTCACCTTTGCCGACCAGGTGCAGCGCGTCCGCCAGATCTGGGAGGAGCCCCTCCCCCGCCTGCTCATCTTCGACAACTGCGAGGACCTGGCCCTGCTCGACCGCTACCGCCCCGCCACCGGCGGCTGCCGCGTGCTCGTCACCAGCCGCCGCGATGACTGGGGCACCGCGCGCCACCTGCCCACCCTCGCGCTCGCCACCCTGCCGCGCGCCCAGAGCATCGCCCTGCTCCGCCAGTTCCGACCGGATCTGGCGGAGGATGACCCCACCCTCGACGCCCTGGCCCCAGAGCTGGGTGACCTCCCGCTCGCCCTCCACGTGGCGGGGAGCTTCCTCCAGCGCTACCCTCGCCAGTCCCTTCCCGACTACCTCGCCCAGCTCCGCGCCGCGCCGCTGGATTTCCTCGCCCAACGTCTGGAGCGGCTGACCGACGCGCCAACCCGGCACGACCTCGACGTGGCCCGCACCTTCCACGTGAGCTACGACCGGTTGGATACCAGCGATCCCATCGACCACCTTGCGCGCACGCTCCTCGCCCGCGCGGCATGCTTCGCGCCCGGCGAGCCGATCCCAACCGAGGTCCTCATCCAAACCCTGCCGGACGACACCGACCTACGGGATGCGGAGGATGGACTGCGGCGACTGGGCGAATTGGGACTGCTGGAAGAGGGGGAAAACGCATGGCGGCTCCACCGGCTGCTAACCACCTTTGTGCGGGTGACGGTGGGGGAGATGGATGTGGCACAGGAAGACGTGGAGAAAACGCTCATCGCGGTCGTGGAAAAGGGCAATGCTGAGGGCTTCCCGGCGAGGCTGTTTCCGATCCAGACGCATCTACACCACGTGGTCAGAGGGACACGAACGAATACGCGTGCGGCACAGCTATTGAATGCCGTTGGTATCTATCTTCACACTATCGCAGACTATTCGGTAGCCCAGTCCTTCATCGAATCCGGCCTCACCATCCGTGAGGCCGCCCTCGGCCCCGATCATCCTGATACCGCTCAAAGCCTCAACAACCTTGCGGCACCTCTCCAAAGCCAGGGTCGTTTTGATGCCGCCTACCCTCTCCACCTGCGTGCCCTCGCCATTCGCGAGGCAACCCTCGGCCCTGACCACCCCCTAACCGCCCAAAGCCTCAACAACCTTGCAGAACTCTTCCAGAGCCAGGGCCGCTTTGATGAGGCACACCCTCTCCACCTGCGCGCCCTCGCCATTCGCGAGGCTGCCCTCGGCCCCGACCATCCTCTAACTGCTACCAGCTTCAACAACATTGCTGCACTTCTCCGAAGCCAGAGCCGCTTTGATGAGGCACACCCTCTCCACCTGCGCGCCCTCGCCATTCGCGAGGCTGCCCTCGGCCCCGACCACCCTCTAACTGCTACCAGCCTCAACAACATTGCCGTACTTCTCCAGAGCCAGGGCCGCTTTGATGAGGCACACCCTCTCCACCTGCGCGCCCTCGCCATCTATCAAACCGCCTTCGGATTCGATCACCCCCTAACCGCCCAAAGCCTCGACAACCTCGCGATCCTCTATGCCATCCAACAACAGTTCGATGATGCCATCAAACTCATGCAGCAAGCGCTAGATATCCGCACACATATACTTGGACCCGATCATCCCCACACCATCTCCTCACGACAAAACCTTGCAGTGATAACTGATGCCGCACAGCAAAACAACACCCCAGCAAGCCGCGAGGAACACATCGCGCAGATCGCCGCACAGGCGCACACTGCCGTGGCACAGACACGTGCCCAAGGCACCGCAGCGGAGCGGGCAACGCTCCAAGGGCAGCTAGAGCAGCAGGCCCAGTGGGCCGCAGACGGCGAGGAAGGCGGCTCGCCCTACCTCGCGCTCGCCGCCCACCTGCGCGCGCTCGCCAAACAGCTCGACGAGGAACCGCCCACCCCCTAG
- a CDS encoding NERD domain-containing protein, giving the protein MSWRVKRAMSDLSEHENSKHRKKRLDIFRRRLYIELEQKAQMGIHTPSHVILSIQDIRSEIAQIKMELRSYGVFVDDDPADIATPEETLADKTYLAQPNVSRLVVCSNWLTERDERDQAEIAAILTATLVAILLTIKDFVFFAFDIHYKDIWTALFTPFICLTFGSFYVFWKLRPWLEIRRRRKTQAHIVERLREVLDDQWTIYQSLYIPQASRAFDLVLVAPYGVWVIQMITARGAIRFEKEHWYVETKRGWKNIDKQIELLNMKDDASALEVYFDRQGIQQTPYIAIASDQNIAEKDVDQSPIDVWIAHSIKKKTQNLRTETLLSQAEIEQMNKLLEKRAIEQLAIEDDLIRRGKQLRDKPSS; this is encoded by the coding sequence ATGAGTTGGAGGGTGAAAAGAGCTATGAGTGATCTTTCTGAACACGAGAATAGTAAGCACCGGAAGAAGCGGCTAGATATCTTCCGCCGTCGTCTTTACATAGAGCTTGAGCAAAAAGCCCAGATGGGCATACATACGCCTTCACACGTCATTCTAAGCATTCAAGATATACGCTCAGAAATTGCTCAGATTAAAATGGAGCTGCGTTCCTACGGTGTTTTTGTAGACGATGATCCAGCCGATATTGCTACACCAGAAGAAACACTAGCTGACAAAACATATCTCGCTCAGCCCAATGTCTCTCGCCTTGTTGTTTGTAGCAACTGGCTTACCGAGCGGGATGAAAGAGATCAAGCAGAGATAGCTGCTATTCTAACAGCTACTCTTGTTGCTATTCTTCTTACAATAAAAGATTTTGTCTTTTTCGCATTTGATATACATTATAAAGATATATGGACTGCTTTATTCACCCCTTTTATATGCCTCACCTTCGGCAGCTTTTATGTTTTTTGGAAACTAAGGCCGTGGTTAGAGATCCGCCGAAGGCGTAAAACCCAAGCACATATTGTCGAGCGGCTTCGTGAAGTCCTTGACGATCAGTGGACAATCTACCAAAGCCTATACATACCGCAGGCCTCTCGCGCGTTCGACCTGGTACTTGTTGCCCCCTATGGTGTATGGGTCATACAAATGATTACAGCGCGTGGTGCTATTCGGTTTGAGAAAGAGCATTGGTACGTAGAAACAAAAAGAGGCTGGAAAAACATTGATAAACAGATAGAGCTACTAAACATGAAGGACGACGCAAGCGCGTTAGAGGTGTATTTTGACCGGCAGGGTATTCAACAGACTCCATATATTGCTATCGCCTCAGATCAAAATATAGCAGAAAAAGATGTTGATCAATCGCCTATAGACGTGTGGATTGCGCACAGCATTAAAAAAAAGACGCAGAATCTCCGCACGGAAACGCTTCTCTCTCAAGCGGAAATTGAGCAGATGAACAAACTGCTGGAAAAACGCGCTATCGAACAGTTAGCCATTGAGGACGACCTCATCAGACGCGGCAAGCAGTTGCGCGACAAGCCATCCAGCTAG
- a CDS encoding restriction endonuclease subunit S encodes MGSEWTRTTLGDCSMWYSGGTPSKANPTFWEGNIPWVSAKDMKSFYLHDTEDHLTEEGVQNGSRIAPAESILLLVRGMTLHNDLPICIIKQDMAFNQDVKAIIPNQNINSNFLAYWFLAHKPTLLKMVDSASHGTGRIHTDVLKSIEVSLPPLPEQRAIARVLGSLDDKIELNRKMNATLEETARAIFQSWFVDFDPVRTKAAGQAPVGLDAATAALFPAAFEEVDGRMVPQGWDVKNLDQIATYLNGLALQKFPPTDEEFLPVIKIAQMRKGSTEDSDKASPSIPEAYIIEDGDILFSWSGSLEVVLWCGGQGALNQHLFKVTSNIYPKWFYYLWTRYHLPGFQAIAADKATTMGHIQRHHLTQAKVIVPTPQMMDLADRTVAPLIDQITNLKLQSRTLAELRDTLLPRLLSGELRVRDVEPLL; translated from the coding sequence ATGGGGAGTGAGTGGACACGTACAACCTTAGGAGATTGCTCCATGTGGTATTCGGGCGGGACACCATCCAAAGCTAATCCTACATTTTGGGAAGGTAATATTCCTTGGGTTAGTGCTAAGGACATGAAGAGTTTTTACCTGCACGATACCGAAGACCACCTAACTGAAGAAGGGGTCCAAAATGGTTCAAGAATAGCCCCGGCAGAATCGATTTTGTTGCTTGTGCGAGGCATGACATTGCACAATGATTTACCTATTTGCATAATCAAACAAGATATGGCTTTCAATCAAGATGTAAAAGCCATTATTCCAAATCAGAACATCAACAGCAATTTTCTTGCCTATTGGTTTCTTGCGCACAAACCAACTTTATTAAAGATGGTTGATTCTGCCTCGCATGGTACTGGGCGAATTCATACAGATGTCCTTAAGTCGATCGAGGTCTCTCTCCCCCCTCTCCCCGAGCAGCGCGCCATCGCCCGCGTCCTCGGCTCGCTCGACGACAAGATCGAGCTAAACCGCAAGATGAACGCCACCCTGGAGGAGACCGCCCGCGCCATCTTCCAGTCCTGGTTCGTCGACTTCGACCCCGTCCGCACCAAGGCCGCTGGCCAAGCCCCCGTCGGCCTCGACGCCGCTACCGCCGCGCTCTTCCCCGCCGCCTTCGAGGAGGTCGACGGGCGCATGGTGCCGCAGGGGTGGGATGTCAAAAACCTTGATCAGATTGCCACCTACTTAAATGGGCTGGCGCTACAAAAGTTTCCTCCTACAGATGAAGAGTTCCTTCCGGTTATCAAGATCGCACAAATGCGCAAAGGAAGCACCGAGGATAGCGATAAAGCCAGCCCTTCTATTCCCGAAGCCTATATTATTGAAGATGGCGATATCCTGTTTTCTTGGTCTGGGAGCCTAGAGGTTGTACTATGGTGTGGTGGTCAGGGTGCGCTAAACCAGCATTTGTTCAAAGTGACATCAAACATATATCCGAAGTGGTTTTACTACCTTTGGACACGTTACCATCTGCCAGGGTTTCAAGCTATCGCGGCAGATAAAGCTACAACCATGGGCCATATCCAGCGGCATCACCTCACCCAGGCAAAAGTTATTGTCCCAACACCGCAGATGATGGATTTGGCAGATAGAACTGTAGCCCCATTGATTGATCAAATCACAAACCTTAAGCTGCAATCCCGCACCCTCGCCGAACTCCGCGACACGCTGCTGCCCCGCCTGCTCTCCGGCGAGCTGCGCGTCCGCGATGTGGAGCCTTTGCTATGA